The Cylindrospermopsis curvispora GIHE-G1 genome contains a region encoding:
- a CDS encoding NAD-dependent epimerase/dehydratase family protein, with product MSQKRILVTGASGCIGHYISETLIENTNHQLYLLVRNPSKLQVNTDMRPGVTILQGDMGEISSFANLLKTIDTAVLTATSWGGNNIFDINVNKTIELMNLLNPDRCEQVIYFSTASVLNHENQPLKEAGEIGTDYISSKYKCLHKIEDLEIFPKITTVFPTLVLGGDENKPYSHLTSGIHEVTKYMNMIRFLKTDGSFHFIHGKDIAKVVEHLIDHPPQTGDPRRLVLGQAPLTVNQAIEEVCEYLNKKIYFRIPLSLALADVIIKLFRIQMAAWDRFCMKYRHFTYNNPINPAIFDLPNYCPTMTDVLKTSGVSKG from the coding sequence ATGAGTCAAAAACGAATTTTAGTCACGGGTGCCAGTGGTTGTATTGGTCACTACATTAGTGAAACACTAATAGAAAACACCAATCATCAGCTCTATTTGCTGGTGAGGAATCCTAGCAAGCTACAAGTTAATACTGATATGCGTCCAGGTGTGACCATATTACAGGGCGACATGGGGGAAATTAGTAGTTTTGCCAATTTACTCAAAACCATTGACACAGCGGTTTTAACAGCCACTTCCTGGGGGGGAAATAATATCTTTGATATTAATGTGAATAAAACCATAGAACTAATGAATCTATTAAATCCTGACAGGTGTGAGCAGGTAATTTATTTTTCCACTGCCAGTGTTTTGAACCATGAAAATCAACCTTTAAAAGAAGCTGGGGAAATTGGCACTGATTATATTAGCTCCAAATACAAGTGTTTGCATAAAATTGAGGATTTAGAGATTTTCCCCAAAATCACCACAGTATTCCCCACCCTAGTACTGGGAGGAGATGAAAACAAACCCTACTCTCACCTGACCTCTGGTATTCATGAGGTGACAAAATATATGAATATGATTCGGTTTTTAAAAACCGATGGCAGTTTTCACTTCATCCACGGTAAAGACATTGCCAAGGTTGTAGAGCATTTGATTGATCACCCACCACAAACAGGAGACCCCAGAAGACTAGTTTTAGGTCAAGCACCATTAACAGTAAATCAAGCCATAGAAGAGGTGTGTGAATACCTAAACAAAAAGATTTACTTTCGCATTCCCCTTTCCCTAGCTTTAGCAGATGTAATCATTAAACTCTTTAGAATTCAAATGGCCGCCTGGGACAGATTCTGCATGAAGTATAGGCATTTTACCTATAATAATCCCATTAACCCGGCAATTTTCGACCTACCCAACTATTGTCCCACCATGACCGATGTTCTCAAAACCAGCGGAGTCAGCAAAGGTTGA
- a CDS encoding Uma2 family endonuclease → MGGIDMVRQIPPKTQLGVIKSEINQGVETSEIVYPESDNKPMADNTRQFTWIVKIKENLEILFKSNADVFVAGDLFWYPVKGSNKIKLAPDTMVVFGRPKGYRGSYRQWEEDNIPPQVVFEILSPGNTQDEMDKKKLFYLKYGVEEYYVYDPDRISLKVSIKENNSFKEIENFTTWTSPRLKIRFDMTQDELVIYYPDGSRFLSPVELSNYAEQERFLKEQETQRAERERLLKEQETQRAEREKLLKEQERFLKEQETQRAERERLLKEQETQRAERERLLKEQETQRAERERLLKEQEQIKYQTLLSQLKAKGIDITALE, encoded by the coding sequence ATGGGAGGTATAGACATGGTGAGGCAAATTCCACCAAAAACTCAACTGGGGGTGATAAAATCTGAGATTAATCAGGGTGTGGAGACGTCTGAAATTGTCTACCCAGAAAGTGATAACAAACCTATGGCGGATAACACTAGACAATTTACATGGATTGTCAAAATTAAGGAAAATTTAGAAATACTATTTAAGTCTAATGCGGATGTGTTTGTGGCTGGGGACTTATTTTGGTATCCAGTGAAGGGTAGTAACAAAATTAAACTGGCTCCTGACACCATGGTGGTGTTTGGTAGACCCAAGGGATATCGGGGGTCTTATCGACAGTGGGAGGAGGATAATATTCCTCCCCAGGTGGTTTTTGAAATTTTATCTCCCGGTAATACTCAAGATGAAATGGATAAAAAAAAGCTCTTTTATCTGAAATATGGAGTGGAGGAGTATTATGTATATGACCCAGATAGGATTAGTCTAAAAGTATCCATTAAGGAAAATAATTCATTTAAAGAAATTGAGAATTTTACTACTTGGACTAGTCCAAGATTGAAAATAAGATTTGACATGACCCAAGATGAATTAGTCATCTATTATCCGGATGGGAGTAGGTTTCTTAGTCCTGTAGAATTGAGTAATTATGCAGAACAAGAAAGATTTCTCAAAGAGCAGGAAACTCAACGTGCAGAACGTGAAAGACTTCTCAAAGAGCAGGAAACTCAACGTGCAGAACGTGAAAAACTGCTTAAAGAACAAGAAAGATTTCTCAAAGAGCAGGAAACTCAACGTGCAGAACGTGAAAGACTTCTCAAAGAGCAGGAAACTCAACGTGCAGAACGTGAAAGACTGCTTAAAGAGCAGGAAACTCAACGTGCGGAACGTGAAAGACTTCTCAAAGAGCAGGAACAAATAAAGTATCAAACCTTGCTATCACAATTAAAAGCTAAGGGTATTGATATTACTGCACTCGAATAA
- a CDS encoding S66 peptidase family protein yields the protein MHNVNSSKIVPTLLPSPLKPGDLLRVIAPSGGLREITAFEKGVKIWRDRGYNVQISDNIENRHGYLAGTDDHRRHQLCAAWQDPQCRGIICARGGFGTARILESWHWEQNPPDPKWLVGFSDITVLLWSLYKGGISGVHAPVLTTLCDEPPWSIERLFDWVEGRAIRELQGKGWGGGQVTGILLPGNLTVATHLLGTPLLPPMDGVILALEDVTEAPYRIDRMLTQWRLSGILGQVRGVALGGFTNCEPPPNIPSLTIHEVLCDRLSDLGIPIVSDLPFGHDSPNAALPVGVRARLDAVQGTLEIL from the coding sequence ATGCACAATGTAAACTCCTCTAAGATTGTTCCAACTTTATTACCATCTCCCCTGAAACCGGGGGATCTATTACGTGTGATTGCTCCCAGTGGTGGACTCAGAGAAATTACAGCTTTTGAAAAGGGTGTGAAAATTTGGCGAGACCGTGGTTATAATGTTCAAATTAGTGACAACATAGAAAACCGACATGGCTATCTCGCGGGCACTGATGACCACCGTCGTCACCAGTTGTGTGCAGCATGGCAAGATCCCCAATGTCGCGGAATTATTTGTGCTAGGGGGGGTTTTGGTACTGCTCGTATTTTGGAAAGTTGGCACTGGGAACAAAATCCACCAGACCCAAAATGGCTAGTTGGATTCTCTGATATTACCGTTCTGTTGTGGAGTCTATATAAAGGGGGAATTTCTGGTGTACATGCACCTGTGCTGACTACTTTATGTGATGAACCACCATGGTCAATTGAAAGGTTATTTGACTGGGTAGAGGGTAGAGCTATTCGGGAATTACAGGGGAAAGGTTGGGGAGGTGGTCAGGTAACAGGAATATTACTTCCCGGAAATTTGACTGTAGCTACCCATCTTTTAGGAACACCCCTTTTACCACCAATGGATGGTGTAATATTAGCTTTGGAGGATGTTACTGAAGCACCTTATCGAATTGACAGAATGTTGACTCAATGGCGATTAAGTGGTATTCTTGGTCAAGTCAGAGGTGTTGCTTTGGGAGGGTTTACCAATTGTGAACCACCCCCTAATATACCAAGTTTGACTATACACGAAGTTTTGTGCGATCGCCTATCTGATTTAGGTATACCTATTGTTTCTGACCTACCTTTTGGTCATGACAGTCCCAATGCTGCTTTACCTGTGGGAGTACGAGCAAGATTAGATGCGGTGCAAGGAACATTAGAAATTCTCTGA
- the hemE gene encoding uroporphyrinogen decarboxylase — MGVSSTVPLLLRAARGEKVDRPPVWMMRQAGRYMKAYRDLREKYPSFRERSEIPEVAIEVSLQPWRAFQPDGVILFSDIVTPLPGMGIDMDIAEGKGPIIFSPIRTQQQVDELHPLDPETALPFIRQILGALRQEVGSASTVLGFVGAPWTLAAYAVEGKGSKTYSVIKNMAFSDSNILHQLLDKLAESIAVYVRYQIDCGAQVVQMFDSWAGQLSPQDYDTFALPYQKKVFELVKRTHPDTPLILLVTGSAGLLERMATSGADILTIDWTVDMADARRRLGNNVKVQGNLDPGVLFGSKQFIRERILDTVRKAGNWGHILNLGHGVLPETPEENVAFFFETAKNLHVPV, encoded by the coding sequence ATGGGTGTTTCCTCAACGGTTCCTCTCCTGCTCCGAGCTGCACGCGGTGAAAAGGTAGATCGTCCCCCCGTCTGGATGATGCGTCAAGCGGGACGTTACATGAAAGCTTATAGAGATCTGCGGGAGAAATATCCTTCCTTTCGGGAACGCTCAGAAATTCCTGAAGTGGCCATTGAAGTCTCCCTCCAACCCTGGAGAGCTTTCCAACCCGATGGAGTAATTTTATTTTCCGACATTGTCACTCCCCTACCTGGAATGGGTATTGACATGGATATTGCGGAAGGAAAAGGGCCAATTATTTTTTCGCCCATTCGCACTCAACAACAAGTTGATGAATTACACCCACTAGATCCGGAAACCGCTTTACCTTTTATTCGTCAGATTCTAGGAGCGTTACGTCAGGAAGTAGGTAGTGCATCAACTGTACTAGGCTTTGTTGGCGCACCCTGGACTTTAGCAGCTTATGCAGTGGAAGGAAAAGGCTCTAAAACCTATTCTGTAATTAAGAATATGGCTTTCTCAGATTCTAATATTCTCCATCAGTTATTAGACAAGTTGGCAGAGTCTATAGCCGTATATGTCCGCTACCAAATAGATTGTGGCGCTCAAGTAGTACAGATGTTCGATTCTTGGGCGGGACAATTAAGTCCCCAAGATTATGATACCTTTGCCTTACCTTACCAAAAAAAGGTGTTTGAGCTAGTGAAAAGGACTCATCCAGACACACCCCTAATTCTGTTAGTTACGGGTAGTGCAGGACTGTTGGAAAGGATGGCCACCTCCGGTGCGGATATTCTCACCATTGACTGGACTGTGGATATGGCAGATGCACGTAGAAGATTGGGTAATAACGTTAAGGTGCAGGGAAATTTAGATCCGGGTGTGTTATTTGGGTCAAAGCAGTTTATCCGAGAGAGAATTTTAGACACAGTTCGCAAAGCTGGCAATTGGGGACACATACTTAATTTGGGACACGGAGTGTTACCAGAAACACCAGAAGAGAATGTGGCTTTTTTCTTTGAGACTGCCAAAAACCTTCATGTTCCGGTGTAG
- the hisIE gene encoding bifunctional phosphoribosyl-AMP cyclohydrolase/phosphoribosyl-ATP diphosphatase HisIE, with protein MLSPQSLSLESSIPVEKIRYDQHGLVPAIIQDYLDGTVLMMAWMNQESLQRTLTTGETWFWSRSRQEFWHKGATSGHIQRVKTARYDCDSDALLFTVEQIGDIACHTGERSCFHQLDDAKIIPPPPDSLSQLFHVICDRRDYPTEGSYTCKLLAGGDNKILKKIGEESAEVVMAFKDNDPDAIAGEVADLFYHTLVALAHHQVDLRLVYRKLQERRK; from the coding sequence ATGCTATCCCCCCAATCTCTATCTTTAGAATCCTCTATCCCGGTGGAAAAAATTCGCTATGACCAACATGGTCTCGTACCGGCAATTATCCAAGACTATCTTGACGGTACTGTGTTAATGATGGCTTGGATGAACCAGGAATCTTTACAACGAACTTTAACTACGGGAGAAACCTGGTTTTGGAGTCGTTCCCGTCAAGAATTTTGGCACAAGGGCGCTACTTCTGGTCATATTCAAAGGGTGAAAACTGCTCGCTATGATTGTGATAGTGATGCTCTATTATTTACTGTGGAACAGATCGGTGATATCGCTTGTCATACCGGGGAACGTAGTTGTTTTCATCAGCTGGATGACGCCAAAATTATTCCCCCTCCCCCAGATTCCCTATCCCAGCTTTTTCACGTGATATGCGATCGCCGGGATTATCCTACTGAAGGTTCTTACACCTGTAAGTTATTAGCAGGGGGCGATAATAAAATTTTAAAGAAGATAGGTGAAGAAAGTGCGGAGGTAGTCATGGCTTTTAAAGATAATGACCCAGATGCGATCGCTGGTGAAGTTGCGGACTTGTTTTATCATACTCTTGTGGCTTTGGCCCATCACCAAGTAGATTTAAGATTAGTTTATCGCAAGCTACAAGAGCGGAGGAAGTAG
- a CDS encoding Uma2 family endonuclease, whose product MVRQIPPKTQLGVIKSEINQGVETSEIVYPESDNKPMADNTRQFTWIVKIKENLEILFKSNADVFVAGDLFWYPVKGSNKIKLAPDTMVVFGRPKGYRGSYRQWEEDNIPPQVVFEILSPGNTQDEMDKKKLFYLKYGVEEYYVYDPDRIILQVSIKENNSFKEIENFTTWTSPRLKIRFDMTQDELVIYYPDGSRFLSPVELSNYAEQERFLKEQETQRAEHERLLKEQETQRAEREKLLKEQETQRAERERLLKEQETQRAEHERLLKEQETQRAERERLLKEQEQIKYQTLLSQLKAKGIDITALE is encoded by the coding sequence ATGGTGAGGCAAATTCCACCAAAAACTCAACTGGGGGTGATAAAATCTGAGATTAATCAGGGTGTGGAGACGTCTGAAATTGTCTACCCAGAAAGTGATAACAAACCTATGGCGGATAACACTAGACAATTTACATGGATTGTCAAAATTAAGGAAAATTTAGAAATACTATTTAAGTCTAATGCGGATGTGTTTGTGGCTGGGGACTTATTTTGGTATCCAGTGAAGGGTAGTAACAAAATTAAACTGGCTCCTGACACCATGGTGGTGTTTGGTAGACCCAAGGGATATCGGGGGTCTTATCGACAGTGGGAGGAGGATAATATTCCTCCCCAGGTGGTTTTTGAAATTTTATCTCCCGGTAATACTCAAGATGAAATGGATAAAAAAAAGCTCTTTTATCTGAAATATGGAGTGGAGGAGTATTATGTATATGACCCAGATAGGATTATTCTACAAGTATCCATTAAGGAAAATAATTCATTTAAAGAAATTGAGAATTTTACTACTTGGACCAGTCCAAGATTGAAAATAAGATTTGACATGACCCAAGATGAATTAGTCATCTATTATCCGGATGGGAGTAGGTTTCTTAGTCCTGTAGAATTGAGTAATTATGCAGAACAAGAAAGATTTCTCAAAGAGCAGGAAACTCAACGTGCAGAACATGAAAGACTGCTTAAAGAGCAGGAAACTCAACGTGCAGAACGTGAAAAACTGCTTAAAGAGCAGGAAACTCAACGTGCGGAACGTGAAAGACTTCTTAAAGAGCAGGAAACTCAACGTGCAGAACATGAAAGACTGCTTAAAGAGCAGGAAACTCAACGTGCGGAACGTGAAAGACTTCTCAAAGAGCAGGAACAAATAAAGTATCAAACCTTGCTATCACAATTAAAAGCTAAGGGTATTGATATTACTGCACTCGAATAA
- a CDS encoding Uma2 family endonuclease — protein MGGIDMVRQIPPKTQLGVIKSEINQGVETSEIVYPESDNKPMADNTRQFTWIVKIKENLEILFKSNADVFVAGDLFWYPVKGSNKIKLAPDTMVVFGRPKGYRGSYRQWEEDNIPPQVVFEILSPGNTQDEMDKKKLFYLKYGVEEYYVYDPDRIILQVSIKENNSFKEIENFTTWTSPRLKIRFDMTQDELVIYYPDGSRFLSPVELSNYAEQERFLKEQETQRAEREKLLKEQERFLKEQETQRAEHERLLKEQETQRAEREKLLKEQERFLKEQETQRAERERLLKEQEQIKYQTLLSQLKAKGIDITALE, from the coding sequence ATGGGAGGTATAGACATGGTGAGGCAAATTCCACCAAAAACTCAACTGGGGGTGATAAAATCTGAGATTAATCAGGGTGTGGAGACGTCTGAAATTGTCTACCCAGAAAGTGATAACAAACCTATGGCGGATAACACTAGACAATTTACATGGATTGTCAAAATTAAGGAAAATTTAGAAATACTATTTAAGTCTAATGCGGATGTGTTTGTGGCTGGGGACTTATTTTGGTATCCAGTGAAGGGTAGTAACAAAATTAAACTGGCTCCTGACACCATGGTGGTGTTTGGTAGACCCAAGGGATATCGGGGGTCTTATCGACAGTGGGAGGAGGATAATATTCCTCCCCAGGTGGTTTTTGAAATTTTATCTCCCGGTAATACTCAAGATGAAATGGATAAAAAAAAGCTCTTTTATCTGAAATATGGAGTGGAGGAGTATTATGTATATGACCCAGATAGGATTATTCTACAAGTATCCATTAAGGAAAATAATTCATTTAAAGAAATTGAGAATTTTACTACTTGGACCAGTCCAAGATTGAAAATAAGATTTGACATGACCCAAGATGAATTAGTCATCTATTATCCGGATGGGAGTAGGTTTCTTAGTCCTGTAGAATTGAGTAATTATGCAGAACAAGAAAGATTTCTCAAAGAGCAGGAAACTCAACGTGCAGAACGTGAAAAATTGCTTAAAGAACAAGAAAGATTTCTCAAAGAGCAGGAAACTCAACGTGCAGAACATGAAAGACTTCTCAAAGAGCAGGAAACTCAACGTGCAGAACGTGAAAAACTGCTTAAAGAACAAGAAAGATTTCTCAAAGAGCAGGAAACTCAACGTGCGGAACGTGAAAGACTTCTCAAAGAGCAGGAACAAATAAAGTATCAAACCTTGCTATCACAATTAAAAGCTAAGGGTATTGATATTACTGCACTCGAATAA
- a CDS encoding glycosyltransferase family 4 protein, translating into MTDLDLQWIVDFKAAEKLIIMKVAGNLFYIGGVMHQIWIAIKLSKVIAELKPDIIVCHTAFITKLFYLSQLIPRSVKIPYISYLHTDFISELQGESKNNSLIGIFQNLSIGVDNRISLSSLQQASGLVFVCKSLYERLLNLGLNPRQVEVCYNPAIPDTNNQPLNSTAELWLKSP; encoded by the coding sequence TTGACTGATTTGGATTTACAATGGATAGTTGATTTTAAAGCTGCTGAAAAACTCATAATTATGAAAGTTGCCGGCAATTTATTTTATATTGGTGGAGTAATGCATCAAATATGGATAGCTATAAAATTAAGTAAAGTAATTGCCGAATTAAAGCCGGATATTATTGTTTGCCATACTGCATTTATTACGAAACTTTTTTATCTTTCTCAATTGATTCCAAGAAGTGTAAAAATCCCCTATATCAGTTATCTTCATACTGATTTCATTTCTGAATTACAGGGTGAAAGCAAAAACAACTCATTGATAGGAATATTTCAAAATTTATCTATAGGTGTTGATAATCGGATTAGTTTGAGTAGTCTTCAGCAAGCCAGCGGATTAGTATTTGTTTGTAAAAGTCTCTATGAAAGATTATTAAATCTGGGATTAAATCCCCGTCAAGTGGAAGTATGCTATAACCCTGCTATACCTGATACAAATAATCAGCCATTAAATTCCACAGCTGAGCTATGGTTAAAGAGTCCCTAG
- the hemL gene encoding glutamate-1-semialdehyde 2,1-aminomutase, with amino-acid sequence MINTTIKTTKSQEIFAAAQNLMPGGVSSPVRAFKSVGGQPIVFDRVKGAHIWDVDGNKYIDYVGTWGPAICGHANPEVITALHEALEKGTSFGAPCVLENILAEMVIDAVPSIEMVRFVNSGTEACMAVLRLMRAYTNREKIIKFEGCYHGHADMFLVKAGSGVATLGLPDSPGVPKSATKGTLTAPFNDLEAVKALFQQNPGEIAGVILEPVVGNAGFIAPDAGFLEGLREITQENGALLVFDEVMTGFRIAYGGAQAKFGITPDLTTLGKVIGGGLPVGAYGGRREIMSMIAPAGPVYQAGTLSGNPLAMTAGIKTLELLQKPGTYDYLERITQKLVNGMLTIAKEAGHSVCGGSISAMFGLFFTSGPVHNYEDAKKSDTAKFGRFYRAMLERGIYLAPSQFEAGFTSLAHTEEDIDQTLAVVKEVLSNL; translated from the coding sequence TTGATAAACACCACTATTAAAACCACAAAATCCCAAGAAATCTTTGCAGCAGCTCAAAATTTAATGCCAGGAGGAGTTAGCTCACCCGTACGCGCCTTTAAATCAGTTGGTGGGCAACCAATAGTATTTGATAGGGTTAAAGGTGCTCATATTTGGGATGTGGATGGTAATAAATACATTGACTATGTAGGCACATGGGGTCCAGCCATTTGTGGACACGCCAATCCAGAAGTAATTACTGCCCTGCACGAAGCCCTAGAGAAAGGTACAAGTTTTGGCGCTCCCTGTGTGCTAGAAAATATCTTAGCAGAAATGGTAATTGATGCTGTGCCCAGTATTGAAATGGTAAGATTCGTTAATTCTGGCACAGAAGCTTGCATGGCAGTGCTGAGACTAATGCGAGCTTACACCAATAGGGAAAAAATCATCAAATTTGAAGGATGTTACCATGGCCATGCGGACATGTTTTTAGTCAAAGCAGGTTCAGGAGTAGCCACCCTAGGGTTACCAGATTCACCAGGAGTGCCAAAATCTGCCACTAAAGGTACATTAACAGCCCCTTTTAATGATTTAGAAGCGGTCAAAGCACTATTTCAACAAAACCCAGGAGAAATAGCTGGAGTAATTTTAGAACCAGTAGTAGGGAATGCTGGGTTTATTGCTCCCGACGCGGGGTTTTTAGAAGGGTTAAGAGAAATTACCCAAGAAAATGGAGCATTACTAGTATTTGACGAAGTAATGACCGGGTTCCGAATTGCTTATGGTGGTGCCCAGGCAAAATTTGGCATTACCCCTGATTTAACCACCCTAGGGAAAGTGATAGGTGGGGGATTACCTGTAGGAGCTTATGGAGGTCGTCGAGAAATTATGTCCATGATTGCTCCAGCAGGTCCAGTCTATCAAGCAGGAACCCTGTCTGGAAATCCTCTAGCTATGACTGCTGGAATTAAAACATTAGAACTATTACAGAAACCGGGAACCTACGATTATTTAGAGAGAATCACCCAGAAATTAGTCAATGGAATGCTAACAATTGCCAAGGAAGCGGGACACAGTGTGTGTGGTGGTAGTATCAGCGCCATGTTTGGTCTATTTTTCACATCAGGTCCCGTGCATAATTATGAGGATGCCAAAAAATCAGACACAGCTAAATTTGGTAGGTTTTATCGGGCCATGTTGGAACGTGGTATTTATCTAGCTCCTTCCCAATTTGAAGCTGGCTTCACTTCTTTAGCTCATACAGAAGAGGACATAGACCAAACCCTAGCAGTGGTGAAAGAGGTACTCAGTAACTTGTAG
- a CDS encoding ABC transporter substrate-binding protein gives MIKPLLQLNRWQLSRQISILLCLLSLCSLAILSGCQNNIPQKNHITHLTLWQGINPPANRDVFQKLVTKFNQTHPNIQVDSLFILGSDMALPKILTSVVGNATPDLLVYNPGITGQIVELDAVTPLDQWWNEFPHKSEVFPNLLEELKLNGKLWSLPFWNSNVGIFYRPDLFEAAGITQTPKTWEELIAVAQKLTLDKNGDGRPEQYGILLPLGKGGWTVFTWFPFVLSAGGGIMTDNYPNLNNPAAITAIKFWQQLLQTGVATLSPPERGYEEDAFFAGRVAMQITGPWSYITKSPVPFNAFPIPIHTTPATVTGTGNIFMMKTTSEKQQAALKFLEFIVSQEFQTPWSIGTGFLPVNIKSLNSPEYQNYLQTRPWLKVFLDQIPLAGSLPTIAGFSRISENLGRAIEQTLLGKSSAEVALKQAQERLEVIWGDMSSP, from the coding sequence ATGATCAAACCACTACTACAGCTGAATAGGTGGCAATTAAGTCGCCAGATTTCCATACTGTTATGCTTATTGAGTTTATGTTCCTTGGCAATATTGAGTGGTTGTCAAAACAACATACCTCAAAAAAACCATATTACCCATCTAACTTTATGGCAAGGAATTAACCCACCAGCGAATCGGGATGTTTTTCAAAAACTAGTGACCAAATTCAATCAAACTCACCCAAATATTCAAGTTGATTCGTTGTTTATTTTGGGATCAGATATGGCATTACCTAAAATATTAACCTCTGTAGTTGGTAACGCCACTCCCGATCTTTTGGTTTATAACCCTGGAATTACTGGACAAATTGTAGAACTAGATGCGGTAACTCCTCTAGACCAATGGTGGAATGAGTTTCCACATAAATCTGAGGTATTTCCTAACTTGTTAGAGGAGTTAAAACTAAATGGCAAATTGTGGTCATTACCATTTTGGAATAGCAACGTTGGCATTTTTTATCGTCCGGATTTATTTGAAGCTGCTGGTATCACCCAAACTCCTAAAACCTGGGAAGAATTAATAGCAGTTGCCCAAAAATTAACCCTAGATAAAAATGGGGACGGACGCCCAGAACAGTATGGCATATTATTACCTCTAGGTAAAGGGGGATGGACTGTTTTCACTTGGTTTCCCTTTGTATTAAGTGCAGGGGGGGGAATCATGACGGACAACTATCCAAATCTCAACAACCCTGCTGCTATTACCGCAATCAAATTTTGGCAACAACTATTACAAACAGGTGTAGCAACCCTATCTCCACCAGAAAGAGGTTATGAGGAAGATGCTTTTTTCGCTGGTCGGGTGGCCATGCAAATTACTGGACCATGGTCTTATATTACAAAATCTCCCGTACCCTTTAATGCGTTCCCCATCCCCATCCACACTACCCCAGCAACGGTAACTGGTACGGGTAATATATTTATGATGAAGACCACTTCAGAAAAACAACAAGCTGCTCTTAAATTCCTGGAGTTTATTGTCAGTCAAGAATTTCAAACCCCATGGTCCATAGGAACCGGTTTTTTACCCGTCAATATCAAATCTTTAAATAGTCCTGAATATCAAAACTATCTCCAAACCAGACCCTGGTTAAAGGTATTCTTAGACCAAATTCCCCTAGCTGGTTCCCTTCCCACTATAGCTGGTTTTAGTCGTATCTCGGAAAATTTAGGTAGAGCAATTGAGCAAACATTATTGGGCAAATCCTCAGCTGAAGTTGCTTTAAAACAAGCTCAGGAACGTTTGGAGGTAATTTGGGGAGACATGTCCTCCCCCTAA
- a CDS encoding Uma2 family endonuclease — protein sequence MGGIDMVRQIPPKTQLGVIKSEINQGVETSEIVYPESDNKPMADNTRQFTWIVKIKENLEILFKSNADVFVAGDLFWYPVKGSNKIKLAPDTMVVFGRPKGYRGSYRQWEEDNIPPQVVFEILSPGNTQDEMDKKKLFYLKYGVEEYYVYDPDRIILKVSIKENNSFKEIENFTTWTSPRLKIRFDTTQDELVIYYPDGSRFLSPVELSNYAEQERFLKEQETQRAEREKLLKEQETQRAERERLLKEQETQRAEHERLLKEQETQRAEHEKLLKEQERFLKEQETQRAERERLLKEQEQIKYQTLLSQLKAKGIDITALE from the coding sequence ATGGGAGGTATAGACATGGTGAGGCAAATTCCACCAAAAACTCAACTGGGGGTGATAAAATCTGAGATTAATCAGGGTGTGGAGACGTCTGAAATTGTCTACCCAGAAAGTGATAACAAACCTATGGCGGATAACACTAGACAATTTACATGGATTGTCAAAATTAAGGAAAATTTAGAAATACTATTTAAGTCTAATGCGGATGTGTTTGTGGCTGGGGACTTATTTTGGTATCCAGTGAAGGGTAGTAACAAAATTAAACTGGCTCCTGACACCATGGTGGTGTTTGGTAGACCCAAGGGATATCGGGGGTCTTATCGACAGTGGGAGGAGGATAATATTCCTCCCCAGGTGGTTTTTGAAATTTTATCTCCCGGTAATACTCAAGATGAAATGGATAAAAAAAAGCTCTTTTATCTGAAATATGGAGTGGAGGAGTATTATGTATATGACCCAGATAGGATTATTCTAAAAGTATCCATTAAGGAAAATAATTCATTTAAAGAAATTGAGAATTTTACTACTTGGACTAGTCCAAGATTGAAAATAAGATTTGACACGACCCAAGATGAATTAGTTATCTATTATCCGGATGGGAGTAGGTTTCTTAGTCCTGTAGAATTGAGTAATTATGCAGAACAAGAAAGATTTCTCAAAGAGCAGGAAACTCAACGTGCGGAACGTGAAAAATTGCTTAAAGAGCAGGAAACTCAACGTGCGGAACGTGAAAGACTGCTTAAAGAGCAGGAAACTCAACGTGCGGAACATGAAAGACTGCTTAAAGAGCAGGAAACTCAACGTGCAGAACATGAAAAACTGCTTAAAGAACAAGAAAGATTTCTCAAAGAGCAGGAAACTCAACGTGCGGAACGTGAAAGACTTCTCAAAGAGCAGGAACAAATAAAGTATCAAACCTTGCTATCACAATTAAAAGCTAAGGGTATTGATATTACTGCACTCGAATAA